A stretch of DNA from Nitrospira sp. KM1:
GATGCTGGGGGTGACTGCGGCCATCGTCGGTGCGGGACTCGGCGATTCCGTCGCTCTGTTGACCGACGGAAGATTTTCAGGGGCGACACGCGGCCTGATGGCTGGCCATGTGGCTCCCGAAGCCGTCCGAAGGGGCCCCATCGCCGCGGTCAAAAACGGCGATATCATCGTATTCGACATTCCGCGACGCCAACTCAACGTCGAACTGTCCCAGAAAGAGATCAAGGCCCGCTTGAAACGTGTCAAGCAGCCGGTCCCGCGATATACATCGGGGGTGATGGCCAAGTATTCCCGGCACGTCTCGTCGGCTTCAGAGGGAGCGGTCACGAGTTGATTGGTTTCTGTGTAGAGGGAGGAAGCTGCGCGAGCGCGTTTCTTTAGCGCCCTTCTTCTGAGAGGTTTCTGAACTCCAGTCTCATGTCCTCCAGCGCTTCGCGAGCGGCAAGCGCGATGACCCGATAACCCTCGGCGATCGGGTGACCGTCGGAATCTTCTCTATATAGAACCTTTTCCTGCCGTATCGCTTCAGTCATTCTTGGAGAGACATCGATGCACACGAGTTTCAATACCGTGCAGTGGTCCGATAAATCTGCCTTGACGGACTGCTCCATTTCAAAGAGCTCGGCAAAACCTTTGTTCAGTCTTGTCCGTAGAGACGGATTCGCCGCGGCATAGACGTTTTCCTTGGTCGGGATGAGCAGCATGCCCACGTCCGTGCCCGTACGTCGCAGCGCAGCCAACTCACTCATGACATCTTTTGTAATCCTCAATCCGTCTTGGACACAGGCATTGCGAAGATCCAAAGCGACGCCACGATAGGCAAATGTCAGAACCGTGCTGTGGCCGCCTCCATAATACACGGCGGCAACTTCCGGATGCATCTCGGCCCAAGCCATATCGGCCGTCTTATACAGCGCATCGACGGAGGGGATGGATGGCAGAAGACCGCGAGTCATGAGAATCTGGATGACCAGCGAGTGGCGTGCCAGTCCCTGCCACAATCTCGCCTGATTTCCAAGGCCGGCTTGCCATTCGTGGGCGCGGTCCACCCTCTCCCTGCCGTTGGCCGTTTCAAGCCGTGCGTGCAGATCTGACAATGATACGGCATAGTCACGATCGGTCCGACGATATTCGGGGTACGAGCCTGATCCGTACACGTGATTGCAGCTATCGAAAATGTCGTTTCCGAGATAGAACCCGACCAGAATCGCTCTCGGATTCAGTTCGAGTGCGTCCTCGGCTAACCGCTCGTATTGCAGCGGTCCCCATCCTCCAAGCGACATCGAGTACACCGTAAGACCGGTAAGCTGCTCCAATCCGGCAGGCCAGGTTTCATCCTGTGGAACGTTCACTCCCCAGGTTTGTGAATCCCCTATGGCCACTACATCAGCGGCGTTCGCACCCTGGCGGTTACGAAATCCTCTTTCGTCGTGACCAGGGGCCCCCGATGAAAGGCGAACGAGTAGCCGTGGATCTGAAACCATCCCCGCCAGAGAGGCATGGGCAACGTCTTTTTCACGACTATAGAGGGAATACCCCGCAGGAGGACTGAGAAATGTTCGGGCGATCATTTCGGAAACAACGGCTCCTGCCGATGTGCCGATGATCACCAGCAGGACATTGAGCGCGAGTATGCTTTGGCCTCTTCCTATCATTTCACCTGATCATGACATGTCCCCGAGCGTAACCCGGTCTCCTATGACCATAGCGTGACGTATCCGAATTCGCGCTGTGAAAAGTGAAAATCTGCAACGGAGAGGTGAGGTATAGGAGCCGGGCACGTGGCTGCTCAGACCTCTGATAAGGGCGCAGACTGTCCAAGACATTTCATGATGATGACTATGATCGAGGGCGGCTCCCAGCAATTCGTTCCAAATAAGAATTGTCTCAGTAATAGGCGATCGTCCGCTCCCGGCTCACGACGGTTTCACTCAGATCGATCGATCCGTTTTTGTTCACCCACCGGCGGACTGTCTCCGTAATCCAATTCCCCTCGCGATCCAATTCAAACCGCACCACGGACTTTTTGAGATACGATTGCTTGAAGAACTCGCTGTGTTGTTTGACGCGCGTTCCTGATGGATCGTATTGGTACAGATCTTTGCGGATCAGCGTGCCCTCGGGACTATAAAAACGGCTTTCCTCCAGTCGTCCTCTCGTGTTATGGCGATGCGTGGCCTCGAGTACCAAGCGATTCTGGTAATAGCGCGCTGCATACACGACGTGCCCCTGCGAGTCGTAGAGACTCCGCTCTCCTGCCCCCGAGCCGGACACCTCCAGTTCCTCGGTCATCGCTCCACGATCATCATAGACTCTGAATTCCGCCTGTGCGAATTCTCCGGCTTCCGTTGTCGCCACCCACGCTGTCTGACGCCCTCGATCGTCATAGGCATACC
This window harbors:
- a CDS encoding SGNH/GDSL hydrolase family protein; the encoded protein is MIGRGQSILALNVLLVIIGTSAGAVVSEMIARTFLSPPAGYSLYSREKDVAHASLAGMVSDPRLLVRLSSGAPGHDERGFRNRQGANAADVVAIGDSQTWGVNVPQDETWPAGLEQLTGLTVYSMSLGGWGPLQYERLAEDALELNPRAILVGFYLGNDIFDSCNHVYGSGSYPEYRRTDRDYAVSLSDLHARLETANGRERVDRAHEWQAGLGNQARLWQGLARHSLVIQILMTRGLLPSIPSVDALYKTADMAWAEMHPEVAAVYYGGGHSTVLTFAYRGVALDLRNACVQDGLRITKDVMSELAALRRTGTDVGMLLIPTKENVYAAANPSLRTRLNKGFAELFEMEQSVKADLSDHCTVLKLVCIDVSPRMTEAIRQEKVLYREDSDGHPIAEGYRVIALAAREALEDMRLEFRNLSEEGR